One Nitrospirota bacterium DNA segment encodes these proteins:
- the traN gene encoding conjugal transfer protein TraN, translating to MFKRLRRAILICCGVFVALSHGTRAWAACEGLTGLDQARCYLNQQPSRNPLTSGSFGAQPSTVVPQYDPSAPVPTDLYSTSGNANRLTQEGNTALQQNEMIPSLLRSRQDAKAWSLRDSPFMLNGQQALQSVSPLAGLSQQCSLQDVCVSRAEPSVDTVTCREPASQLHICSEGTAVAHLIAPAEFQPVDNGQHDPIAGFCENHFHNQSDEYGLSGSCYIFKVPAYDTTVWPWRFQVCAKAWYRYKGEVFPITESCLWVNEGEAFDRLTLQTYHSAGSGCCGTTRFEVTISGRIANGFGEVTFTPGQGIAHVQTLGFTYVPPNYTVEMVDANGQPMLGCSIPDGAPSECQAQEEACTGVEETRVVDGVAVLIPCTSKTNYIQCRIADTCAQYKTQGGCTTVSSRCGQEDIHGQCLWYENTMQCQRPGSCLDAHQVMQCSQCGTPESPVPFCIDTTTAPNRNLPLAAGYLELFQQLRRDYDPTSLTIFKGTPRRCQYQTMLEQGLSTTMNTALSSLIGAGTGGGLGAFMSGATAVAGGAMAGPIDCCNLNIQKKISTVTIAANAAVHVSQYALEYAAHAQEVAENAIQTADQAIMQADQIRLGTETVSGALAESGNQAAGEVMSQAASNGGDYIQMANEWSVAAKEALAAGDAAQATEFAEKAQEMANNAGEVMGSSLGSADSMLSAAGDLASGLTSLGVSMALNIAKSALLDQLVGLKCDSDDVLLSVERNSGLAVFVGTRCVKWLELGFAKSCRVKEEVWCSFKSILARLVHQQGRPQIGRSFGVVHDGADSPDCGGLTIPEFAAMRFDQMNLQEFYDHLNPQASGFAMNRAGIRNATTYIRQKGGP from the coding sequence CCAAGCCGGAATCCGCTGACTTCGGGCAGCTTCGGCGCGCAACCCTCCACAGTCGTCCCCCAATATGATCCATCAGCACCGGTCCCCACGGATCTGTATAGCACCAGCGGGAATGCGAACCGGCTGACCCAGGAAGGCAACACGGCGCTCCAGCAGAATGAGATGATCCCGTCCCTGTTGCGGAGCCGGCAAGATGCCAAAGCCTGGTCGCTCCGTGATAGCCCATTCATGCTGAACGGCCAACAAGCCCTCCAATCCGTCTCGCCCTTGGCCGGCCTCAGTCAGCAATGCTCCTTGCAGGACGTGTGCGTGTCGCGCGCGGAGCCGAGCGTGGACACCGTGACCTGCCGGGAGCCCGCATCCCAACTGCATATTTGCTCGGAGGGCACGGCCGTCGCCCACCTGATCGCGCCGGCCGAATTCCAGCCCGTCGATAACGGCCAACATGATCCGATCGCCGGGTTCTGCGAGAACCACTTCCACAATCAGAGCGACGAATATGGTCTGTCCGGATCCTGTTACATCTTCAAAGTCCCGGCGTACGACACGACCGTCTGGCCGTGGCGGTTCCAAGTCTGCGCGAAAGCATGGTACCGCTATAAGGGCGAAGTGTTTCCGATCACCGAATCCTGTCTCTGGGTCAACGAAGGGGAAGCGTTTGACCGCCTCACCCTGCAAACCTATCACAGCGCCGGCTCCGGCTGTTGCGGCACGACGCGCTTCGAAGTCACCATCAGCGGCAGGATCGCCAACGGATTCGGGGAGGTCACGTTCACCCCGGGACAGGGGATCGCGCATGTTCAGACTCTTGGGTTCACCTATGTGCCCCCCAACTATACCGTCGAGATGGTGGATGCGAACGGGCAGCCGATGCTCGGCTGCTCGATTCCTGACGGGGCGCCATCCGAATGCCAGGCCCAGGAAGAAGCCTGCACGGGGGTCGAGGAAACGCGAGTGGTGGATGGGGTGGCCGTGCTGATCCCCTGCACGTCCAAGACCAACTATATCCAGTGTCGGATTGCCGACACCTGCGCGCAATACAAAACCCAGGGAGGATGCACGACCGTCTCAAGCCGCTGCGGCCAGGAAGACATCCATGGACAATGCCTCTGGTACGAAAACACCATGCAGTGTCAGCGGCCAGGGTCCTGTCTGGATGCGCATCAAGTCATGCAATGCTCGCAGTGCGGGACGCCGGAGAGTCCCGTGCCCTTCTGCATTGATACCACCACGGCGCCAAATCGCAACCTGCCGCTCGCGGCCGGCTACCTCGAACTCTTCCAGCAACTGCGTCGTGATTACGACCCGACCTCGCTCACGATCTTCAAGGGAACTCCTCGGCGTTGCCAATATCAGACCATGCTCGAACAAGGGCTCTCGACGACCATGAATACCGCGTTATCCTCGTTGATCGGGGCGGGGACCGGCGGCGGACTCGGCGCGTTCATGTCCGGGGCGACCGCCGTCGCCGGCGGCGCAATGGCCGGACCGATCGATTGCTGCAATCTCAACATCCAGAAGAAGATTTCGACCGTCACGATCGCCGCGAATGCCGCCGTACACGTCTCGCAATATGCCCTGGAATACGCTGCGCACGCTCAAGAAGTCGCAGAAAATGCCATCCAGACGGCCGATCAAGCGATCATGCAAGCCGATCAGATTCGTCTGGGGACCGAGACCGTGTCGGGGGCCCTCGCCGAATCCGGCAATCAGGCGGCCGGCGAGGTCATGAGCCAAGCGGCCAGCAACGGCGGCGACTATATTCAGATGGCCAACGAATGGTCCGTGGCGGCGAAGGAGGCGTTGGCGGCCGGCGATGCGGCACAGGCGACGGAATTCGCCGAGAAGGCCCAGGAAATGGCGAATAACGCCGGAGAAGTGATGGGGTCATCTCTCGGAAGTGCTGACTCGATGCTCTCGGCGGCCGGCGATTTGGCGAGCGGCTTGACCTCGTTGGGGGTCAGCATGGCACTCAACATAGCGAAAAGCGCGCTCCTCGATCAGCTCGTGGGCCTCAAATGCGATAGTGACGATGTGCTGCTCTCGGTCGAGCGGAATTCCGGTCTTGCCGTCTTCGTGGGGACGCGATGCGTGAAGTGGTTGGAGCTGGGATTCGCCAAGTCCTGCCGGGTGAAGGAAGAAGTCTGGTGCTCGTTCAAGTCGATCCTGGCTCGGTTGGTCCATCAACAAGGAAGACCGCAAATCGGTCGTTCGTTCGGGGTCGTCCATGACGGCGCCGATTCGCCGGATTGCGGCGGGCTCACGATCCCGGAATTCGCGGCGATGCGGTTCGACCAAATGAATCTGCAGGAGTTCTACGACCACTTGAATCCGCAAGCCTCCGGATTCGCCATGAACCGCGCCGGCATTCGAAATGCCACGACCTATATCCGGCAGAAGGGGGGCCCATGA
- a CDS encoding TraU family protein, which yields MSARTLLLAFGWALAVAALIVWPDDTRAESTPGCRENNLFGEVIDRTCWECIFPVSFAGFVLHQGDQPAHDPAKGQTSTLCFCCREGEIDCPPSVPIGYWEPVRLVEIVHEPFCFPSFGGVDLNGETDVEGRGSVGSSQADPERDMAYLNAHLVEFPLFAIIGLVTDVFCLNGLSFTDNIDVVYLTELDPLWSDDVAATVMAPEAALIANPIAQAACAADAIAASSGFPIDAMWWCAGAWGSLYPPTGNVSGATAGPVKSSALTMSRLIAHMARLGTEWYTAGVEGNICYDYPTFMIVKSQYKFQLLWPIANTAGAGIPCCSPLGRTTFMWGMSKTVPSWPEDFVYLLWRLQNCCMRLGA from the coding sequence ATGAGCGCCCGCACACTCCTGCTCGCCTTTGGATGGGCCCTGGCCGTGGCGGCGTTGATCGTTTGGCCGGATGACACTCGGGCGGAGAGCACCCCCGGTTGCCGGGAAAACAACCTGTTCGGCGAAGTCATTGATCGGACCTGCTGGGAATGTATCTTCCCGGTCAGTTTCGCTGGATTCGTGCTGCACCAAGGCGACCAACCGGCGCACGACCCCGCCAAAGGTCAAACCAGCACGCTCTGTTTTTGTTGTCGTGAAGGAGAAATCGATTGCCCCCCCAGTGTGCCGATCGGCTATTGGGAGCCGGTTCGATTAGTCGAGATCGTCCATGAGCCGTTCTGCTTTCCGTCCTTTGGCGGGGTCGATCTCAACGGCGAGACCGATGTGGAAGGACGCGGGAGCGTGGGCAGCAGTCAAGCCGATCCGGAACGGGACATGGCGTATCTGAATGCGCATCTCGTGGAGTTCCCCTTGTTTGCGATCATCGGCTTGGTGACGGATGTCTTTTGTTTGAACGGGTTGTCCTTTACCGACAACATCGACGTCGTCTATCTGACCGAACTCGATCCTCTCTGGAGCGATGATGTGGCCGCCACGGTCATGGCTCCCGAGGCGGCCTTGATCGCAAATCCCATCGCACAAGCCGCCTGTGCGGCCGATGCGATCGCAGCCAGCAGTGGATTTCCGATTGACGCGATGTGGTGGTGCGCGGGCGCCTGGGGATCGCTCTATCCGCCGACGGGCAACGTCTCCGGGGCGACGGCGGGGCCGGTGAAGTCTTCCGCCTTGACCATGTCCCGGCTGATCGCCCACATGGCCCGTCTCGGAACAGAATGGTATACGGCCGGGGTCGAGGGTAATATTTGCTATGATTATCCGACGTTTATGATCGTCAAGAGCCAGTATAAGTTTCAGTTGTTGTGGCCCATCGCGAATACGGCCGGCGCCGGGATCCCGTGCTGCTCTCCGTTGGGCCGGACGACCTTCATGTGGGGGATGAGTAAAACCGTCCCGAGTTGGCCGGAGGATTTTGTCTACCTCCTCTGGCGCCTGCAGAATTGCTGCATGCGGTTGGGCGCGTAG
- a CDS encoding conjugal transfer protein TraF, producing the protein MIRNRNAVVMLLFAALVTILWSGVGRGEENFFGLNEKKGWFWYEDPPDPPKPEHQDVTPDVSVTVLKKPKALTWEELKRISLETVDLDTLPARWLRAIADAKREYALDDPIPERVKDYIVVQRAVFARSERFTSSWQVVMYANPDLDYSSQHPTSEFGHQVEADLVAAREEEQLRKIAERGGLFFFFTSTCKFCQEQAKTLRVFADTYGFSVLPISLDGKALPEFPNVNVDNGIAKRLEVKMVPTLYLAIPDERVLTPIGAGVLTVSDLKERILRMAGVPPAKGLDPATSSEPVPTTAAVIAPRPGRSAN; encoded by the coding sequence ATGATTCGCAATCGGAACGCAGTCGTGATGCTGCTCTTCGCGGCGCTCGTGACGATCCTCTGGAGCGGCGTCGGCCGTGGAGAGGAGAATTTCTTCGGCTTGAACGAGAAGAAAGGGTGGTTTTGGTATGAGGACCCCCCGGATCCGCCCAAACCGGAGCATCAGGACGTCACGCCGGACGTGTCCGTCACCGTCTTGAAGAAGCCCAAAGCGCTGACCTGGGAGGAGCTGAAACGGATCTCCCTTGAGACGGTAGATCTTGACACGCTTCCGGCTCGATGGCTGCGCGCCATCGCGGATGCCAAGCGGGAATATGCGCTGGACGACCCCATTCCTGAGCGGGTCAAGGACTACATCGTGGTGCAACGTGCGGTCTTTGCTCGGAGCGAACGGTTTACGTCCTCGTGGCAGGTGGTCATGTATGCCAATCCGGACCTTGACTACAGCAGCCAGCATCCGACCTCCGAGTTCGGGCATCAGGTGGAGGCGGATCTGGTTGCGGCGCGGGAAGAGGAACAATTGCGGAAAATCGCCGAGCGTGGCGGTCTCTTCTTCTTCTTCACCTCGACGTGCAAATTCTGCCAGGAGCAGGCCAAAACCTTGCGGGTCTTCGCTGATACCTATGGCTTCTCGGTGCTGCCGATCTCGCTGGACGGGAAGGCGCTCCCTGAATTCCCAAATGTGAACGTGGACAACGGCATCGCCAAGCGGTTGGAGGTCAAGATGGTACCCACCCTCTATCTTGCGATCCCGGATGAGCGGGTCCTCACACCAATCGGCGCGGGAGTGCTCACGGTGTCGGACCTGAAGGAGCGGATCCTCCGCATGGCAGGGGTTCCGCCGGCCAAGGGGCTTGATCCGGCAACCTCATCCGAACCGGTCCCGACCACCGCGGCCGTGATCGCTCCACGCCCGGGCCGGTCTGCAAACTAG
- a CDS encoding conjugal transfer protein TraH, producing the protein MQRVVGLIVVASVFWHGIAWAGLDSELGQMFQSWGISGGATVNQGGAYQSQQRGFLSGGSVSVRVYRRPLPPLVSFSRPRFNVGCNGIDVYLGAFSYAKLDRFVQMLQQLGMGVVAGYAFKLAMKELCETCSNVMDNLESAIRSLNALTNLQPCQASVRQIENTGKKIMNAGSELWDSIKAAEGELSDRLEGKGKKPDADKLADMNKNDETRVSFNLVHDPLKKAGVDDDTIRLIMSATGTLTVNNNGTPKWVGATLSLDQLVDLRPGDSATILMCGDESCLTVDEVEIPPGDITGLGKRVRDAMESIADKLVNRTVELTTEERKMVEMSPLPFMVKLRQQSVERKTMAGYIERNAEVVSVEMARKWIEFAVHEALKTLDSLKELHPNAALSPEMERNAREALQARVWMASADADNRLQRLTAAMPVEVIDPHSSRGKAVHEAYKTLTQDQPLTQSTTMAK; encoded by the coding sequence ATGCAACGGGTCGTCGGTCTGATCGTGGTCGCGTCCGTCTTCTGGCACGGCATCGCCTGGGCAGGCCTGGACAGTGAGCTCGGGCAGATGTTTCAGTCTTGGGGCATCTCCGGTGGGGCAACGGTCAACCAGGGCGGGGCCTATCAATCCCAGCAGCGGGGGTTTCTCTCCGGAGGCAGTGTCAGCGTGCGCGTCTACCGTCGTCCGCTCCCGCCGCTGGTGTCCTTTTCGAGACCTCGATTCAACGTCGGTTGCAACGGGATCGACGTGTATCTCGGGGCCTTTTCCTACGCCAAACTCGACCGGTTCGTCCAGATGCTCCAACAATTGGGGATGGGCGTGGTCGCCGGCTACGCCTTCAAGTTAGCGATGAAGGAGCTCTGCGAAACCTGCTCCAATGTCATGGATAACCTGGAGTCGGCCATCCGGTCCTTAAATGCCCTGACCAATCTCCAGCCCTGCCAGGCGAGCGTCAGACAGATCGAGAACACAGGGAAGAAGATCATGAACGCCGGATCGGAGCTGTGGGACAGCATCAAGGCCGCGGAAGGCGAATTGAGCGACCGGCTGGAAGGCAAGGGGAAGAAGCCTGATGCCGACAAACTCGCCGACATGAACAAGAACGACGAGACGAGAGTCTCGTTCAACCTGGTGCATGATCCGCTCAAAAAGGCCGGCGTGGACGATGACACGATCCGCCTCATCATGTCGGCCACGGGGACCTTGACGGTCAACAATAACGGGACCCCGAAATGGGTGGGGGCCACGCTGTCCCTCGATCAGCTGGTGGATCTCAGGCCTGGGGATTCCGCCACGATCTTGATGTGCGGCGACGAGTCGTGTCTCACCGTCGATGAAGTCGAGATTCCGCCCGGGGACATCACGGGTCTGGGTAAGCGCGTCAGGGACGCCATGGAATCCATTGCCGATAAGCTCGTGAATCGGACGGTCGAGCTCACCACCGAGGAACGGAAGATGGTGGAGATGTCCCCGCTGCCGTTCATGGTCAAACTGAGGCAGCAGAGCGTCGAGCGGAAAACCATGGCCGGGTACATCGAACGGAACGCGGAGGTCGTCTCCGTCGAAATGGCCCGTAAATGGATTGAGTTTGCCGTTCATGAAGCGCTCAAAACGTTGGACTCCCTGAAGGAACTCCATCCGAATGCCGCGCTCTCGCCGGAGATGGAACGGAACGCCAGGGAAGCCCTGCAAGCCCGCGTCTGGATGGCGTCGGCCGACGCGGATAACCGCCTGCAACGCCTGACCGCGGCGATGCCGGTCGAAGTAATTGACCCTCACAGCAGCCGTGGAAAAGCCGTCCATGAGGCGTACAAGACGTTGACGCAGGACCAGCCGCTCACACAGAGCACGACGATGGCGAAATGA
- a CDS encoding conjugal transfer protein TraG N-terminal domain-containing protein, giving the protein MTWEILAIGNGDLLWQIFNGVKLLTQGPWFSLMQVVALLAILAGLTIAAVKPDSSMHQVLLLPILTILIIALVSSGIKVNVAITDVLNPTTRQEVLTDVPIGVALPWWIQSQFSYELTSLVNGAFSASGKPTVFEGFMKHQLELQALMTAQLPVGDARQTMISFLSECVFLNMIGDGRILSPNQLRDSRDLLGAIGVNMVDRVRASNMFVDGNIAANRLCQDAFFNNDDGILGVRAIFGADNNGADGAHPDYQKVLHRLMLVTGTSDYNALETELETMFVGLTGVPLQTWTSEFGSSAQIRVPLNTVLIRDVWESAVVVALEADQNVAGVTRLMISSLRRELQYQTFSQSWTLSQWVPMMRSLAECLVLIMAPFGLIIMMANARLFGVGAFVKMFLWLALWWPLLALLDATMYFYAARELRMAMLCPNGAPDSLFNWIQQAMTTLGSNAIACQGITLRNYDQIKTIILSINAVGNNLIASVPVLAGAIVYTGGNLAGSVAERVAQSAPDSGGVSKSAGAGKLDAVGYEGGGRMITWSQETGLTSTADYMRGVKATHRSDGSSVYSGLEGNYTTDRFGNVIAGSRVRQTEDGSTVETTGNGNVQRVTTTRMRADGTSEQVVQTYNTAGGQRQLFSTDTFTRSAEGLTVRGEFNADGKGTIQETGVDRATGHVIERKLNQDRSGSESRSGQAWVPVLQEDGSTRSVLMDGEIRSRYDNGTTTPITATFRMNDEKGTHLRHARWNAEKGAFEFMAGQSARAITDTRAAIDPTTGKPAFQEMVLAPDGTVVSRTYRSGASSQNDSFEADIDGEHLRGRASTFIANDGTQIKLFDGTVQGADGQVRRATGLISSDAEGRSKFVQRDDLAGIAGEDRAFKGKVDNFELEGSRRWQSVGGRLIETFSGLVDGRQGHGMFVRDRHGTERFVRLEAKGGLNIQQEDVNNTVRERLNINREKNVKDTVSENIAPHEWTDDEGKTHRGFSRVVTDAAGNVLTSELTDLQSQKVWQAFQDPKTGTSHYGVADRVMTSGGAYRILKFQEIGQAEIERNGFATSMKLLWDIDEKKKKNEKKELFSRSEKGQEVRDAFTYSLDRRVEAAVSAASGFLKEETNDLTKGDPLAITGYDVSRDKTLLYAAYLDKGIEITQKFADVVNELIGAGKIGNAAKKANSFMKRKFGGGSGGSAGGSNPLRGGGGGGGSVGGPKRGGGGGPREHLMSPEPADPGRTAMIERAHVEGHPDVTFRAYRRRRSAPAQQQTPPEGPSPGRRASVPRDSVQ; this is encoded by the coding sequence ATGACCTGGGAAATCCTCGCAATCGGCAACGGTGATTTGCTGTGGCAGATCTTCAACGGGGTCAAACTGCTGACCCAGGGCCCCTGGTTCAGCCTCATGCAAGTCGTCGCGTTGCTTGCCATTCTAGCCGGGCTGACGATCGCGGCCGTGAAGCCTGACAGCTCCATGCATCAGGTGCTACTGCTGCCCATCCTGACGATCCTGATCATCGCGCTGGTCAGTTCCGGCATCAAGGTCAACGTCGCCATCACGGACGTCTTGAATCCCACGACGCGGCAAGAGGTCCTGACCGACGTCCCGATCGGCGTGGCGCTGCCCTGGTGGATCCAGAGTCAATTCAGCTACGAATTGACGAGCCTGGTGAACGGGGCCTTCAGTGCCTCGGGGAAGCCGACGGTGTTCGAAGGCTTCATGAAACATCAGCTTGAACTGCAAGCCCTCATGACCGCGCAGCTGCCCGTCGGCGACGCCCGGCAGACCATGATTTCGTTCCTCAGTGAATGCGTGTTTCTCAACATGATCGGCGATGGACGAATCCTGAGCCCGAATCAGCTGCGGGACAGTCGCGATCTGCTGGGCGCGATTGGGGTCAACATGGTGGACCGGGTCCGCGCCAGCAACATGTTCGTCGATGGCAATATCGCCGCGAACCGGCTCTGCCAAGATGCGTTCTTCAACAACGACGACGGGATCCTCGGGGTGCGCGCGATCTTCGGCGCGGACAACAACGGGGCCGACGGCGCCCATCCGGATTATCAGAAAGTCCTCCATCGGCTGATGCTGGTCACCGGGACCTCCGATTACAACGCGCTGGAAACCGAACTCGAAACCATGTTTGTCGGACTGACGGGCGTCCCCCTGCAGACGTGGACGAGCGAGTTCGGGTCATCGGCGCAGATCCGCGTTCCGCTCAATACCGTCCTGATTCGCGACGTCTGGGAGTCCGCCGTCGTCGTCGCCTTGGAAGCCGATCAGAACGTCGCCGGGGTGACCCGGCTCATGATCAGTTCGTTACGACGCGAACTGCAATACCAGACGTTCAGTCAGTCGTGGACGCTCAGTCAATGGGTGCCCATGATGCGCAGCCTCGCCGAATGCTTGGTGCTGATCATGGCCCCGTTCGGGCTCATCATCATGATGGCCAATGCGCGCCTCTTCGGAGTCGGCGCGTTCGTCAAGATGTTTCTGTGGCTGGCGCTCTGGTGGCCGCTGCTGGCCTTGCTGGATGCGACCATGTACTTCTACGCCGCCCGGGAATTGCGCATGGCGATGTTGTGCCCCAACGGGGCGCCGGATTCCTTGTTCAATTGGATCCAGCAGGCCATGACCACGCTGGGCAGCAATGCCATCGCGTGCCAGGGGATCACGCTCAGGAACTATGACCAGATCAAAACCATCATCTTGTCCATTAACGCGGTCGGCAACAACTTGATTGCGAGCGTGCCGGTCCTGGCCGGGGCCATCGTGTACACCGGGGGCAATCTCGCCGGCTCCGTGGCGGAACGGGTCGCCCAATCGGCCCCCGACAGCGGCGGGGTCTCGAAAAGCGCCGGGGCCGGCAAGCTGGACGCAGTCGGGTATGAAGGGGGAGGACGGATGATCACCTGGTCGCAGGAAACCGGCCTGACCTCCACGGCCGACTATATGCGTGGGGTGAAAGCGACTCATCGATCGGATGGATCGTCGGTGTATAGCGGCCTGGAAGGCAATTACACGACCGATCGCTTCGGGAACGTGATTGCCGGATCTCGCGTGCGACAGACGGAGGATGGGTCCACCGTGGAAACCACCGGCAACGGCAACGTTCAGAGGGTGACAACGACCCGGATGCGCGCGGATGGGACGAGCGAACAGGTCGTTCAGACGTACAATACCGCCGGCGGCCAGAGACAGCTGTTCAGCACGGATACCTTCACGCGCTCCGCGGAGGGATTGACCGTACGCGGGGAGTTCAACGCCGACGGGAAAGGCACGATACAAGAGACGGGCGTCGATCGAGCCACCGGCCACGTCATCGAGCGGAAGCTCAACCAGGATCGGAGCGGTTCGGAGTCGCGTTCAGGGCAAGCGTGGGTGCCGGTGCTCCAGGAGGACGGATCGACTCGATCCGTGTTGATGGATGGCGAAATCCGGAGCCGATACGACAACGGCACGACGACGCCTATAACCGCGACGTTCAGGATGAATGACGAAAAAGGGACGCACCTCAGGCATGCCCGGTGGAATGCCGAGAAAGGCGCCTTCGAGTTTATGGCTGGGCAGTCGGCGCGCGCCATCACGGATACGCGAGCCGCCATCGACCCCACGACCGGCAAACCGGCATTTCAGGAAATGGTCCTGGCCCCCGATGGAACGGTCGTAAGCCGAACCTATCGATCCGGCGCGTCGTCGCAGAACGACAGTTTCGAGGCCGATATCGACGGCGAACATCTGCGAGGCCGAGCGTCCACGTTCATCGCCAATGACGGAACTCAGATCAAGCTCTTCGACGGCACCGTCCAGGGGGCTGACGGACAGGTCAGAAGAGCGACCGGCCTGATCTCCTCGGACGCCGAAGGCCGTTCGAAGTTCGTGCAGCGCGACGATCTGGCAGGGATCGCCGGCGAAGACCGCGCGTTCAAGGGCAAGGTCGATAACTTCGAGCTCGAGGGTTCGCGTCGATGGCAATCCGTGGGAGGCAGGCTCATCGAAACCTTTTCCGGCTTGGTAGACGGCAGGCAGGGACACGGGATGTTCGTACGCGATAGGCATGGCACTGAACGCTTTGTGCGTCTCGAGGCAAAGGGCGGGCTGAACATCCAACAGGAGGACGTCAATAATACCGTTCGTGAGCGGCTGAACATCAATCGCGAGAAGAACGTCAAGGATACGGTGAGCGAGAACATCGCACCTCATGAATGGACGGATGATGAGGGAAAGACGCATCGAGGGTTCAGTCGTGTCGTCACGGATGCGGCGGGCAACGTTCTGACCTCCGAGCTGACGGATCTCCAGTCCCAAAAAGTCTGGCAGGCTTTTCAGGATCCGAAGACCGGAACATCCCATTACGGCGTCGCCGATCGTGTCATGACCTCTGGCGGCGCATACCGGATCCTGAAATTTCAGGAGATCGGCCAGGCCGAGATCGAACGGAACGGGTTTGCCACATCCATGAAGCTGCTGTGGGACATTGATGAGAAGAAGAAAAAGAATGAGAAAAAGGAACTCTTTTCCAGGAGCGAGAAGGGGCAGGAGGTCAGGGATGCGTTTACTTATAGCCTCGACCGAAGGGTCGAAGCGGCGGTCAGTGCGGCCTCCGGTTTTCTTAAAGAAGAAACCAACGATCTGACAAAAGGCGACCCACTCGCAATAACGGGCTACGATGTGTCTCGCGACAAAACTCTACTGTACGCGGCATACCTCGATAAAGGCATCGAGATTACCCAAAAATTCGCCGACGTGGTGAATGAACTAATTGGAGCGGGAAAGATTGGGAATGCCGCGAAGAAAGCGAATTCGTTCATGAAAAGGAAGTTCGGAGGCGGATCGGGCGGTTCGGCTGGAGGATCGAATCCGTTACGCGGCGGCGGGGGCGGCGGCGGGAGCGTCGGCGGTCCGAAACGCGGGGGCGGCGGCGGGCCGCGCGAGCACTTGATGTCCCCTGAACCGGCCGATCCGGGGAGAACCGCCATGATCGAGCGCGCCCACGTCGAAGGCCATCCCGATGTGACCTTCCGCGCATATAGACGGAGGCGGTCGGCTCCGGCGCAGCAGCAGACTCCGCCGGAAGGGCCGTCGCCAGGGAGACGGGCCAGTGTGCCCCGCGACAGCGTTCAATAG
- a CDS encoding site-specific DNA-methyltransferase: MLPLLVREGIRVKLIVTSPPFALVRKKDYGNEDAETYLHWFDKFIPLFKQILTPDGSLVIDIGGSWIKGLPVKSVYHFQLLLHLCRHGFYLAQDFYHYNPARLPTPAEWVTVRRLRVKDAVNNVWWLTLDPFVRADNRRVLRPYSASMRELLKNGYKPGLRPSGHDISDKFQKDNNGAIPPNLFQFANTESNSYYLRRCKEENIKPHPARFPQALPSFFITLLTNPGDLVLDPFAGSNVTGAAAESLGRQWIAIELDPSYVRASQFRFEKQPEKDGVAGLKNRPIQAITKIVSRPIVEASL, encoded by the coding sequence ATATTGCCGTTGCTTGTCAGGGAAGGGATACGGGTTAAATTGATCGTGACGTCCCCGCCCTTCGCGCTCGTACGGAAGAAAGACTACGGCAACGAGGATGCGGAAACATACTTGCACTGGTTCGATAAATTTATCCCGCTCTTCAAGCAAATTCTCACGCCCGACGGGAGTTTGGTGATCGACATCGGCGGTTCATGGATCAAGGGATTGCCTGTCAAGTCCGTCTATCATTTTCAACTCCTCCTTCATTTATGTCGGCATGGCTTCTATTTGGCTCAGGATTTCTATCACTACAACCCTGCGCGGCTTCCTACCCCTGCCGAGTGGGTCACGGTTCGCCGGCTTCGCGTGAAAGATGCGGTCAATAACGTGTGGTGGCTCACGCTTGATCCGTTCGTTCGGGCGGACAACCGGAGGGTTCTACGCCCGTACAGCGCGAGCATGAGGGAGTTGCTCAAGAACGGCTACAAGCCGGGGCTGCGTCCTTCGGGGCACGACATCAGCGACAAATTCCAAAAGGACAACAACGGAGCTATACCGCCAAACCTATTTCAATTTGCGAACACCGAGAGCAACAGTTACTACTTGCGGCGTTGCAAGGAAGAGAATATCAAGCCCCATCCGGCGCGGTTTCCCCAGGCTCTTCCGTCATTCTTCATCACCCTTCTGACCAACCCCGGAGATCTGGTCCTAGACCCTTTCGCGGGGTCAAACGTAACTGGAGCCGCGGCGGAATCGCTCGGACGCCAGTGGATTGCGATCGAGTTGGACCCCTCTTATGTGCGAGCGTCTCAGTTCAGATTCGAGAAGCAACCGGAGAAGGATGGTGTGGCTGGTTTGAAGAATAGACCTATTCAAGCGATCACGAAAATAGTTTCGAGGCCTATTGTGGAGGCGTCCTTATGA
- a CDS encoding heavy metal-binding domain-containing protein has translation MTHSIWLLTTETIPGRHYEILGLLIEQEIIGLNVARDLFAQVKDFFGGRVGSYDAPIRAGMTDCFERLKQRAKEAGGDAVVGLRVSLMPVPFKKMTMLQICAYGTAVRLLDPMESP, from the coding sequence GTGACCCATTCCATCTGGCTGCTCACCACGGAAACCATTCCTGGGCGCCACTACGAGATCTTGGGATTGTTGATCGAGCAGGAAATTATCGGGCTCAATGTCGCCCGAGACCTCTTCGCGCAAGTGAAGGATTTCTTCGGTGGGCGTGTCGGCAGCTACGATGCGCCCATTCGGGCCGGAATGACCGACTGCTTCGAACGACTCAAACAGCGCGCGAAAGAGGCCGGCGGGGACGCCGTCGTGGGGCTCCGTGTCAGCCTCATGCCTGTCCCCTTCAAGAAGATGACCATGTTGCAAATCTGCGCCTATGGGACAGCCGTTCGACTGCTTGATCCGATGGAGTCCCCATGA